One window from the genome of Aricia agestis chromosome 6, ilAriAges1.1, whole genome shotgun sequence encodes:
- the LOC121728271 gene encoding solute carrier family 35 member G1, translating to MTEHLELQHLVDMSTGSGDESIPNLLENKRPLIKRCPYIGLILATLSSLFFSLCSVIVKSLVNIDPMQLAMFRFIGVFLPTVPVVIYTEQPIFPKDKRILLVLRSIVGTVGLMLSFYAFRNMPLADASVIVFSVPVFVALFARVFLKEPCGIWNTISIVLTLVGVILITHPPFLFGNTAIESNQNYNNFKGAIAAFVSTIFGANAYVLLRVLKGLHFSVIMTNFGAIAILQTLSYCFILGVLCMPNCGTDRFLVVCLALFSYLGQILLTMSLQLEQAGPVAIARSADIVFAFLWQVMFFNEMPNKFSIFGAVLVLSSVLLVGLRKWALALPADSQLRKKLGALAQ from the coding sequence ATGACGGAACATTTGGAACTACAACACCTCGTTGATATGTCAACTGGAAGTGGAGATGAGTCCATACCGAACTTACTTGAAAACAAGAGACCACTTATCAAAAGATGCCCATATATCGGGCTGATTTTAGCGACATTGTCGTCGCTGTTTTTTTCCTTATGTTCGGTAATAGTTAAGAGCTTGGTAAATATTGACCCAATGCAGTTAGCAATGTTTCGTTTTATAGGAGTCTTTTTACCAACTGTTCCAGTAGTAATTTACACTGAACAACCAATATTTCCTAAAGACAAACGTATTTTGCTAGTCCTTCGTTCAATAGTTGGTACCGTAGGTTTGATGTTGAGTTTCTATGCATTTCGTAACATGCCATTGGCTGATGCCTCAGTCATAGTATTTTCTGTTCCCGTTTTTGTTGCACTTTTTGCCAGGGTGTTTCTCAAGGAACCTTGTGGCATATGGAATACTATTTCTATAGTTTTAACTCTAGTCGGGGTTATTCTAATTACCCACCCTCCATTCTTATTTGGCAACACTGCAATAGAAAGCaaccaaaattataataactttaagGGGGCTATAGCAGCGTTTGTGTCAACAATTTTTGGTGCAAATGCATATGTGCTGTTGAGAGTTTTGAAGGGATTGCATTTTTCTGTGATTATGACCAACTTTGGTGCTATTGCTATTTTGCAAACATTGAGCTATTGTTTCATTCTTGGTGTTTTGTGTATGCCAAATTGTGGCACAGATAGGTTTTTGGTGGTGTGTTTGGCACTATTTAGTTATTTAGGGCAAATACTTTTAACAATGTCCTTACAATTAGAGCAAGCCGGTCCTGTGGCTATTGCTCGCTCTGCTGATATTGTTTTTGCATTTTTATGGCAAGTTATGTTTTTCAATGAAATGCCGAACAAATTCTCCATTTTTGGTGCAGTTCTTGTATTAAGTTCTGTTTTACTAGTGGGCTTACGCAAGTGGGCACTCGCTTTACCTGCAGATTCAcaattgagaaaaaaattaggtgCCCTTGCACAGTAA